Proteins encoded within one genomic window of Trichoderma asperellum chromosome 2, complete sequence:
- a CDS encoding uncharacterized protein (EggNog:ENOG41~SECRETED:SignalP(1-19)~TransMembrane:1 (n6-14c19/20o321-340i)), with amino-acid sequence MRGQSLAALLLGLSTSVFAEPLIDVLVASGAANFATFIQSDPDVLAKYLSGQIKTVFAPSDLVPPPASLARRAPSPADVAKAEIQGSKELADLKTASGSKPGSVIPTGTDSPGLGGQPQVVTSDTRPENVTNPTRRWTSSSNLTGPSLLRISSGLGNIANIIHADIPFDGGVVHITDNYFTLPVSISSTAQALGQTTFSNLISGSNLTKSLESTQFATVFLPSNAAFDAASVGPSISSSTASLISNHVVGGFAGYLPVLKDGAALTTQKGQTLIISIRNGIYYVNEAKIIQANIITENGVVHIIDKVLSPPSLPPLSSSGMLSKTVSFMCVIGAVAGALMSQF; translated from the exons ATGCGTGGGCAATCTTTAGCGGCTCTCCTTCTAGGCTTGAGCACTTCGGTCTTCGCCGAGCCTCTCATAGATGTGCTTGTTGCATCTGGTGCCGCCAATTTTGCAACCTTCATCCAGTCAGATCCAGATGTTTTAGCTAAGTATCTCTCTGGCCAGATCAAAACCGTATTTGCGCCATCGGATTTGGTCCCGCCACCTGCAAGTCTAGCAAGACGTGCTCCTTCGCCAGCTGATGTTGCTAAAGCGGAGATCCAAGGCTCAAAAGAACTTGCTGACTTGAAAACCGCCAGCGGCTCTAAGCCAGGCTCCGTCATCCCAACTGGCACCGACTCCCCTGGGCTAGGTGGCCAGCCTCAAGTTGTTACCTCTGATACCAGACCTGAAAACGTGACCAACCCGACCAGACGTTGGACGTCTTCGTCTAACCTCACTGGGCCATCCTTGCTGAGGATTTCATCCGGGTTGGGGAATATTGCCAACATCATCCATGCGGACATCCCATTCGATGGTGGGGTAGTTCACATCACTGACAA CTACTTCACCCTGCCCGTCTCAATCTCTTCTACAGCTCAAGCGCTTGGGCAGACGACGTTCTCCAACTTAATCAGTGGCAGCAACTTGACCAAGTCACTCGAGAGCACGCAATTCGCCACCGTCTTCCTACCCTCCAATGCTGCCTTTGATGCGGCCAGTGTTGGCCCATCCATCAGCTCATCCACTGCCTCGCTAATTTCCAACCACGTTGTGGGGGGCTTTGCTGGCTATCTGCCTGTACTGAAGGATGGCGCTGCATTAACAACGCAGAAGGGACAAACCTTGATCATTAGCATCCGTAATGGTATATACTATGTCAACGAAGCCAAGATTATACAGGCGAACATCATAACGGAGAACGGCGTGGTGCATATCATTGATAAG GTGTTGTCACCTCCATCACTACCTCCCCTTTCTTCAAGTGGTATGCTGTCTAAGACAGTCAGCTTTATGTGTGTGATAGGAGCTGTTGCTGGGGCTCTGATGTCTCAGTTTTGA
- a CDS encoding uncharacterized protein (MEROPS:MER0047718~EggNog:ENOG41~SECRETED:SignalP(1-21)): MVSYLHLLPFWGLLFADGVHAKPSSVGDVADGNNSVGNWDYVPGAYIIEYEQGHEDEASLFRTLHTHGLPASKRMNLSYSLFRGASVQLDSISLDPQSVSTKIASLAPVKNVWPVMRYQNLDMGKFTSSKGVKHNLGGHLQHASRTAADSDTGYGPHILTQVDKLHAEGYTGKGIRIGIVDSGVDYKHPVLGGCFGEGCVVAYGMDLIGPNFNGTNTPVPGPYPYPDCLGHGTHVSGIIAAQENPLGFIGAAYGATLGMYKALDCGGGSSNDVLMAAFNQAYEDGSDVISISIGIYSGWTEDPLAVTVSRIVDAGVPVVVANGNQGPAVFSSASPGDGMGVMNVASIDNTETPFLGTEAFTSLHSPSGNLTSFAWLPGTPAFPNITLPLWAVTPNATTDGSSSACSPLSSSAPTDLSDKIVLVELAGCDDSTIAENLAKNNVKYIMYYSSDDDLDDVYSVSTAPSTLGAGMVPLQQAAIWLDLLGKGTDLYAKMVDPQSAKPAATYFPNNSTGGYVSYFSSWGPTWEVDVNPHIATPGGSILSTYPLDMGGYYVDSGTSMATPLMASIYALIMQARSIKDPKTLLSMVSSTAKQTKYYDLYQSIFYNDPAPVAQQGAGLAQAYDAIHATTTLSVSSISLNDTDHFVNRTDFTIKNGAKQAVTYSIGHLPSRSRDTFKAGVSTPSQNSNSSSAAATLTFSATKVTILAGGSAKITIKVALPQGLTQANFPVYSGYISLNGTNGEKLVIPYLGVIGSLGSLQGIDAGNSYIYHSTGHSWQPAPNNDTWTIPYPSVGSQPPASAAIDCPALYILANTGVPLIRADIIPLGDTPANTTKILGLDTAGSFPGYPIQWVDANIHQTPFNGVTQEGVILPEGSYAVLLRGLKIFGSASNADDYYIVQTQSFNIKYNSTAA; this comes from the exons ATGGTGTCCTACCTCCATTTACTGCCCTTTTGGGGTTTATTGTTTGCAGATGGTGTTCACGCGAAGCCATCAAGTGTTGGTGATGTCGCTGATGGAAACAACTCTGTGGGAAACTGGGATTATGTTCCTGGGGCCTACATTATTGAGTATGAACAAGGTCAT GAAGATGAGGCATCACTATTTAGAACCCTTCATACACATGGACTTCCAGCTTCTAAGCGAATGAACTTGTCATATTCGCTTTTTAGGGGAGCCTCAGTTCAATTGGACTCTATTAGTCTCGATCCTCAGTCCGTATCGACTAAGATCGCATCGCTTGCTCCTGTGAAGAACGTATGGCCCGTTATGCGCTATCAGAATCTCGACATGGGAAAATTCACGTCCTCAAAGGGCGTTAAACACAACCTCGGTGGCCACTTACAGCATGCGTCCAGAACAGCAGCAGACAGCGACACCGGATATGGGCCACATATATTAACCCAGGTCGATAAGCTACACGCAGAAGGATACACAGGCAAAGGTATCCGTATCGGCATTGTAGATTCAGGTGTTGATTACAAGCATCCCGTCCTAGGCGGCTGCTTTGGTGAAGGCTGCGTTGTTGCCTACGGTATGGACTTGATTGGTCCTAATTTCAACGGTACAAACACACCTGTTCCTGgtccatatccatatccCGACTGTCTCGGCCACGGAACGCATGTATCTGGAATTATTGCGGCTCAAGAGAACCCTTTGGGTTTTATTGGTGCCGCTTACGGCGCAACTCTGGGCATGTACAAAGCATTAGACTGCGGAGGTGGCTCTTCCAATGATGTACTTATGGCAGCATTCAACCAAGCGTATGAAGATGGGTCAGACGTCATCTCAATCTCTATCGGAATATATTCTGGGTGGACAGAGGACCCCCTCGCCGTCACGGTGTCGCGAATAGTCGACGCTGGCGTCCCGGTGGTTGTCGCCAACGGCAACCAAGGTCCTGCTGTTTTTAGTTCGGCTTCTCCCGGCGATGGTATGGGTGTCATGAATGTGGCGTCTATTGATAATACAGAGACGCCTTTTCTAGGTACTGAGGCTTTTACGAGCCTTCATAGTCCCTCTGGTAACCTGACTTCTTTCGCTTGGTTACCCGGAACGCCCGCGTTCCCAAATATCACTCTGCCATTATGGGCTGTTACTCCCAATGCTACCACGGATGGAAGCTCAAGCGCTTGTAGTCCTCTCAGTAGCAGCGCGCCTACCGATCTCAGCGATAAAATCGTTCTCGTGGAGTTAGCTGGCTGCGATGATTCCACCATTGCGGAAAATCTTGCGAAGAACAACGTTAAGTACATTATGTACTATAGCAGTGATGATGATCTTGATGA CGTGTATAGCGTTAGTACCGCACCCAGCACTCTTGGTGCCGGGATGGTGCCTCTACAGCAAGCCGCGATATGGCTAGATCTCTTGGGTAAGGGCACAGATTTGTACGCAAAAATGGTTGATCCTCAGTCTGCCAAACCTGCAGCGACATACTTCCCAAACAATTCCACCGGCGGTTATGTAAGTTATTTCTCAAGCTGGGGTCCAACATGGGAGGTAGATGTAAACCCACACATTGCTACCCCAGGAGGCTCAATTCTTTCTACGTACCCTTTGGATATGGGTGGATACTACGTTGACTCTGGTACATCCATGGCCACACCGCTTATGGCTTCGATATATGCCTTAATCATGCAAGCACGATCCATCAAGGATCCCAAAACGCTCCTGAGCATGGTATCATCAACAGCAAAGCAAACCAAATACTATGATTTATATCAATCCATATTTTACAACGATCCGGCTCCTGTGGCGCAGCAAGGAGCTGGATTGGCGCAGGCCTATGATGCCATTCATGCAACAACCACCCTTAGCGTTTCAAGCATCTCTCTCAACGATACGGACCATTTTGTGAATAGAACAGATTTTACAATCAAGAATGGGGCCAAACAAGCCGTGACTTATTCAATTGGTCATCTCCCCTCTAGGTCTAGAGACACTTTTAAAGCTGGTGTGTCAACGCCATCACAGAACTCCAATTCGAGCTCCGCGGCCGCAACATTAACTTTCTCGGCTACAAAAGTCACGATTCTAGCAGGCGGCTCTGCTAAGATTACCATCAAAGTAGCTCTTCCGCAAGGACTTACTCAAGCAAATTTTCCTGTGTACAGCGGATACATTTCGCTAAATGGCACCAATGGCGAGAAATTGGTTATTCCTTACTTGGGAGTAATTGGAAGCTTGGGCAGCCTTCAGGGTATAGATGCGGGCAATAGCTACATTTATCATTCAACAGGCCATTCCTGGCAACCGGCTCCTAACAACGATACCTGGACCATCCCTTACCCTTCAGTTGGTAGCCAGCCtccagcttcagcagctaTTGACTGCCCTGCGCTATATATTTTGGCTAACACTGGTGTGCCTCTCATAAGGGCAGATATCATCCCCCTTGGTGATACACCAGCCAATACCACGAAAATTTTGGGTCTTGACACAGCTGGAAGCTTCCCCGGATATCCTATACAATGGGTCGACGCGAACATTCACCAAACTCCATTTAACGGCGTAACTCAAGAAGGCGTTATATTGCCAGAGGGCAGCTATGCTGTACTTCTGAGAGGGTTGAAGATATTTGGAAGCGCGAGCAATGCTGATGACTATTACATTGTGCAGACACAGTCATTTAACATCAAATATAACTCCACGGCGGCTTAA
- a CDS encoding uncharacterized protein (EggNog:ENOG41~TransMembrane:2 (o671-689i1016-1034o)) has protein sequence MTSSRNILDPAAYTVAWFAPLEIEARAALHLLDNRHNGSFRMAPGNDYVFQAGDVCGHNVIIATFPAGQKYGTGSAAALASQVKNFFPNLWFGLLVGVAAGLPNLSRNPPLDIRLGDILVGLAAGNSAGLIAYDLGKETGKDGFELLNHGYALANTETIVRSAIGSIKLKEPKDTNLFLPYYKSIQNKEHSYGTFHDPGQDIDMLYQFDRDGIERLVQRDQRPDDKRVRVWYGSIGSGEKLMKNARERDKLRDKYNLIGLEMEAAGTMDCIPVGVIRGVCDYGDEHKNKDWQPYAAAMAAAYAKAVLAEIPPDFVPQQIIMSDGRKRGLDEEDSRSILDRRRKRQNCGEHSPENTVPKLLVSTYHNHRRATTNSLEGTPDEYNEISSLEVNEESAEPGAVIEEMPTSATKKSHIIDADTRQSLIDQLYFDKIDERLTHLTAAQRGTCRWFLFKPEYISWHNMAQQPDHGGLLWIKGNPGTGKSTLMKFLFEEAKLGAKGHPSQILLSFFFLARGTDDEKSTIGLYRSLLHQLFQQIPETKDSLEWMTADGAKTVQKNRWQEESLKQTLAHAVQKLGSRSLTIFVDALDECNQDQVAYMVSFFEELCDSAREKSFWLRVCFSSRHYPTVTIQQGIEIILEHERGHTDDIEHYIKSKLRIGKSKQAESLRNEILAKSSGIFLWAVLVLDILNREYSKSTMPIKKMRDRLKEIPPRLNDLFQMILTRDGENLDLTEACLKWILFASRPLKPPELYFAVQLKFDKECSGLWDREDIEPDEMTAFVRSSSKGLAEVTRNRASEVQFIHESVRGFLLENYSKWSKESGNLAGYGHEFLKGCCLAQVMSKDIDMPKSLPKVSQAIELRSSIDSKFPFLGYAIRNLFHHANIAQRNDMQQREFLKNAPLQRWIFFNNAVEKYDTRRYTESARLLYILAEKNLLDLINVHSDEDYFGIGDERYGTPIFAALVNNSREVVKAFLDAQSEIVPEESTFHDLYKLYCQNKPSKPSVGRDYIFSRKRGILYNLVKFHEIFLIAYLISQKVDVNLRDSFNRTPLSYAAETGYTATIKVLLAHESIDVNVKDNNYWTPLSWAACNGNENVVKLLLENNANIEVADFYGQTPLLLTARYGHDNVVKLLLDSNANIEAAGFDDRTPLSLAARYGHENVVKLLLDNNANIEAADFDCQTPLSLAARYGFENVVKLLLDNNANIDSADNEGQTPLSWATIIGYHSIIKLLQSRTSYV, from the exons ATGACTTCTTCGAGGAATATATTGGATCCTGCAGCGTACACTGTCGCGTGGTTTGCTCCACTGGAGATCGAGGCCCGGGCGGCGCTCCACCTCTTGGACAACAGGCATAATGGCAGTTTCCGCATGGCCCCCGGGAATGACTACGTCTTCCAAGCCGGCGACGTATGTGGGCATAATGTTATTATTGCAACTTTCCCCGCTGGTCAAAAATATGGTACTGGATCAGCCGCCGCTCTCGCGAGCCAGGTCAAGAATTTCTTCCCAAACCTTTGGTTCGGTTTGCTTGTTGGTGTCGCAGCAGGTCTTCCGAATCTCTCACGAAATCCGCCGCTCGATATCCGTCTCGGCGATATCCTTGTTGGCTTGGCCGCGGGTAATAGCGCTGGACTTATAGCTTACGATTTGGGGAAAGAGACGGGCAAAGATGGGTTTGAACTTCTAAATCATGGCTATGCATTGGCCAACACAGAAACTATCGTCAGATCAGCCATTGGTAGTATCAAGCTTAAAGAGCCGAAGGATACGAACCTGTTTTTACCATATTACAAAAGCATACAAAACAAAGAGCACTCTTACGGTACGTTTCATGATCCTGGACAGGATATAGATATGCTCTATCAATTTGATAGAGACGGGATTGAACGCTTGGTCCAACGAGATCAAAGGCCAGATGACAAACGAGTTCGAGTGTGGTACGGATCAATAGGGTCAGGAGAAAAGTTAATGAAGAATGCTCGGGAACGCGACAAGTTGAGGGATAAGTACAATCTTATTGGACTTGAGATGGAAGCAGCTGGAACTATGGATTGCATTCCCGTCGGCGTCATCCGAGGAGTTTGTGATTATGGAGACGaacataaaaataaagactGGCAGCCATACGCTGCGGCAATGGCTGCTGCCTACGCCAAAGCTGTTTTGGCTGAAATACCGCCCGATTTTG TGCCACAACAGATAATTATGAGCGACGGGCGTAAGCGTGGActagatgaagaggattCACGGTCTATTTTGGATAGACGCAGAAAACGCCAAAACTGCGGCGAGCACTCTCCCGAGAATACAGTTCCAAAGCTCCTAGTATCTACATACCATAACCACAGGAGGGCAACAACCAATAGCTTGGAAGGCACCCCGGACGAATATAATGAGATTAGCTCTTTGGAAGTGAATGAGGAGTCAGCAGAGCCTGGCGCCGTCATCGAGGAGATGCCCACGTCAGCTACAAAGAAGAGTCATATTATCGACGCTGATACGAGACAGTCATTAATAGATCAGCTCTATTTCGACAAAATTGACGAGCGTCTAACACACCTAACAGCCGCCCAGAGGGGAACCTGTCGCTGGTTCCTCTTTAAGCCCGAATACATATCCTGGCATAACATGGCACAACAACCAGATCACGGCGGTCTGCTATGGATTAAAGGTAATCCTGGTACGGGAAAGTCGACATTAATGAAATTCCTTTTCGAGGAAGCCAAGCTTGGCGCAAAAGGGCATCCATCACAAATCCTtctatcttttttctttcttgcgCGAGGTACCGACGACGAGAAGTCAACGATAGGGCTATATCGCTCTCTCCTTCATCAGCTCTTTCAGCAGATTCCAGAGACAAAAGACAGTTTAGAATGGATGACCGCTGATGGTGCCAAGACCGTCCAGAAGAATAGATGGCAAGAGGAATCTTTGAAGCAAACATTAGCACACGCAGTTCAGAAACTTGGCAGCAGGTCGCTAACAATATTCGTCGACGCGCTTGATGAGTGTAACCAAGATCAAGTTGCATATatggtttctttctttgagGAACTATGCGACAGCGCAAGAGAGAAGTCCTTTTGGCTGCGAGTCTGCTTCTCTAGCCGGCATTACCCGACTGTGACCATCCAACAGGGAATCGAAATTATTTTAGAGCACGAACGTGGACACACAGACGATATTGAACACTACATCAAGTCAAAGCTCAGGATAGGCAAGTCGAAACAAGCCGAATCACTTCGAAACGAAATTCTCGCGAAGTCTTCTGGAATATTTCTTTGGGCTGTCTTAGTTCTTGATATTCTTAACCGTGAATATTCTAAAAGCACGATGCCTATCAAAAAGATGCGAGATCGTCTTAAAGAAATCCCACCGAGATTAAACGACCTGTTTCAGATGATTCTTACACGAGATGGTGAGAACCTTGATCTGACAGAAGCTTGTCTCAAATGGATCCTCTTCGCGTCTCGCCCACTCAAACCCCCGGAGCTCTATTTTGCTGTCCAGCTCAAGTTCGATAAAGAATGTTCGGGTCTTTGGGACAGAGAAGATATAGAACCAGATGAGATGACGGCTTTCGTGAGGAGTTCATCTAAGGGTCTAGCTGAAGTCACACGAAATCGAGCTTCTGAAGTTCAATTTATCCATGAGTCCGTTCGAGGTTTCTTATTAGAAAATTACAGCAAATGGTCTAAAGAGTCCGGCAATTTAGCTGGTTATGGCCACGAGTTTCTTAAGGGATGTTGCTTAGCTCAAGTGATGAGTAAAGATATTGATATGCCAAAATCTTTACCAAAAGTTTCCCAGGCAATTGAGTTGAGGAGCTCGATTGATTCGAAGTTTCCATTTCTAGGGTACGCAATTCGCAATCTCTTTCACCACGCCAATATTGCGCAAAGGAATGATATGCAACAGAGAGAATTTCTCAAAAATGCTCCTCTCCAGCGATGGATATTCTTCAACAACGCAGTCGAAAAATACGATACTCGACGTTATACAGAATCGGCAAGGTTACTTTACATTCTTGCAGAAAAGAATTTGCTAGACCTCATTAATGTTCATTCGGATGAGGATTATTTCGGCATTGGAGATGAGCGTTATGGCACACCGATTTTTGCGGCGTTGGTGAACAATAGTCGCGAAGTGGTGAAAGCATTTTTGGACGCTCAATCGGAAATTGTACCCGAAGAATCCACATTTCAcgatttatataaactctactGCCAAAATAAACCCAGCAAACCCAGTGTTGGACGAGACTATATTTTCTCGCGAAAACGGGGCATTCTCTACAATCTCGTCAAATTTCATGAAATATTCCTCATTGCATACCTAATTTCTCAAAAGGTAGACGTAAACCTGAGGGATAGCTTTAACCGGACACCACTATCATACGCCGCTGAGACTGGCTATACTGCCACCATCAAGGTTTTGCTTGCTCATGAGAGTATTGATGTAAACGTTAAAGATAACAATTACTGGACGCCGTTATCGTGGGCTGCTTGTAACGGTAATGAAAACGTTGTCAAATTACTCCTTGAGAACAACGCAAACATTGAGGTGGCGGATTTTTATGGCCAGACGCCGTTATTGTTGACCGCTCGTTATGGTCATGATAATGTTGTCAAATTACTCCTAGACAGCAACGCAAACATTGAGGCGGCAGGTTTTGATGACCGGACGCCGTTATCATTGGCTGCTCGTTATGGACATGAAAACGTTGTCAAATTACTCCTTGATAACAACGCGAATATTGAGGCGGCAGATTTTGATTGCCAGACGCCGTTATCGTTGGCTGCTCGTTATGGGTTTGAAAATGTTGTTAAATTACTCCTCGATAACAACGCAAACATTGACTCAGCAGATAACGAAGGCCAGACGCCGTTATCGTGGGCTACTATTATAGGTTATCATTCTATTATCAAGCTTTTACAATCTCGGACATCATACGTATAA
- a CDS encoding uncharacterized protein (EggNog:ENOG41~TransMembrane:6 (i93-110o164-182i194-214o226-246i258-278o338-360i)) yields MAVDGKDIKINTSTEEVTSSIIESTTPSEAQLLRDVPASEESGYDEEKNPFRDPAVAQHWREVYEKSKYECRHVFDPTLSWSEEEERRLVRKLDWRICLWACVMFFGLQVDRGNLAQAVSDNMLDDLGLTTNDYNYGNSVFRISFLCAELPSQLVSKMVGPDRWIPVQMVLWSVVAISQCALTGRASFLCTRSLLGFLEGGFIPDIVLWLSYFYTSRELPVRLSYFWTSLSVTGIATSLLAFALLHLRGVHGWAGWRWLFLVEGLITLVVGLASFFLMPASAVQTKTWFRPKGWFTHREVSIVVNRVLRDDPSKGDMHNREAITPRRLWETLKDFDLWPIYILGVVVFIPPSPPATYITLTLRKIGFDPFTTNLLTIPYVGVT; encoded by the exons ATGGCGGTGGACGGAAAGGACATCAAAATTAACACCAGCACAGAAGAAGTGACTTCTAGTATCATCGAGTCCACCACTCCCAGCGAAGCCCAACTATTACGCGATGTTCCGGCATCCGAGGAAAGCGGATATGATGAGGAGAAAAATCCATTCAGGGACCCAGCTGTTGCCCAACACTGGAGAGAAGTATATGAAAAGTCAAAGTATGAGTGCCGGCATGTGTTTGACCCGACGCTATCTTGgtcggaagaagaggagcgtcGCCTCGTGAGGAAGTTGGATTGGCGGATTTGCCTCTGGGCC TGTGTCATGTTCTTCGGCCTCCAAGTCGACCGTGGAAACCTTGCACAGGCTGTGTCGGATAATATGCTAGATGACTTGGGACTGACTACGAACG ATTACAACTACGGCAATAGCGTATTCAGAATTTCTTTCCTCTGTGCTGAACTCCCCTCGCAGCTCGTATCGAAGATGGTTGGCCCAGACCGGTGGATTCCTGTACAGATGGTTTTATGGTCTGTTGTTGCCATTTCTCAGTGTGCTTTGACTGGCCGTGCAAGCTTTCTTTGTACACGGAGTCTTCTAGGATTTTTGGAG GGAGGATTTATTCCTGACATTGTTCTTTGGCTATCTTACTTTTATACGTCTCGTGAGCTTCCAGTCCGCCTCAGTTACTTTTGGACTTCTCTATCCGTTACTGGAATTGCCACTTCTCTACTTGCTTTTGCTCTGCTACACCTCCGTGGTGTTCACGGCTGGGCTGGCTGGCGGTGGCTGTTCCTTGTTGAAGGACTCATCACCCTTGTTGTCGGGCTtgcttccttcttcctaATGCCAGCTTCTGCCGTACAGACTAAGACATGGTTCCGCCCCAAAGGCTGGTTTACACACCGAGAGGTCTCTATCGTCGTCAACAGAGTTCTGAGGGACGATCCGTCCAAGGGGGATATGCATAACCGCGAAGCCATTACACCAAGGCGACTGTGGGAGACGCTAAAGGATTTCGATCTCTGGCCGATTTATATCCTTGGCGTAGTTGTTTTTATACCTCCGAGTCCACCTGCGACATACATCACCCTTACATTGAGGAAAATAGGATTTGATCCGTTCACCACTAACTTGTTGACAATTCCATACGTGGGTGTTACCTAG